A portion of the Aphelocoma coerulescens isolate FSJ_1873_10779 chromosome 1, UR_Acoe_1.0, whole genome shotgun sequence genome contains these proteins:
- the LOC138118162 gene encoding high mobility group nucleosome-binding domain-containing protein 5-like isoform X3 — protein sequence MCLWNREQNLSGDEEIDDDEEEVEEEVEEEVEEEVVEEEVEEEIEEVEGKEEREGDEGGEGTEKEEDKKEKNEKEKHSKTPEGEKSSSSTVETGETEETTQEETIVQQEKESTDNHTVSNSSENTDDQKTGGIVGKKKFSLFKRKPLTGQKNVCSRKEDSSEKPLQSEEKEKEDLSAEDSKDENQNNTLENSSETVTIQDRRIKVNTCILL from the exons ATGTGTCTCTGGAACAGG GAACAAAACTTGTCTGGAGATGAAGAAATAGATGATGATGAGGAAGAAGTAGAAGAAGAAGTAGAAGAAGAAGTAGAAGAAgaagtagtagaagaagaagtagaagaagaaatagaagaagtagaaggaaaagaagaaagagaaggagatgaaggaggagaaggaacagagaaagaagaggacaaaaaggaaaaaaatgaaaaagaaaagcatagtAAAACACCTgagggagagaaaagcagtaGTAGCACTGTGGAAACTGGAGAG ACAGAGGAGACTACTCAGGAAGAGACCATCGTTCAGCAGG AGAAGGAAAGCACTGACAATCACACTGTGAGCAATTCTTCGGAGAACACTGATGACCAAAAAACTGGAGgaattgtggggaaaaaaaag ttttCCCTGTTTAAGCGAAAGCCACTGACAGGCCAGAAGAATGTATGTAGCAGAAAGGAAGACAGCTCTGAAAAGCCATTGCagagtgaagaaaaagaaaaggaagatttaTCTGCTGAAGACAGTAAGGATGAAAATCAGAATAATACACTGGAGAATTCCAGTGAAACTGTGACTATTCAGGACAGAAGGATCAAAGTTAATACATGTATATTGCTCTAA
- the LOC138118162 gene encoding myb-like protein X isoform X2: MPAKFQQEQNLSGDEEIDDDEEEVEEEVEEEVEEEVVEEEVEEEIEEVEGKEEREGDEGGEGTEKEEDKKEKNEKEKHSKTPEGEKSSSSTVETGETEETTQEETIVQQEKESTDNHTVSNSSENTDDQKTGGIVGKKKFSLFKRKPLTGQKNVCSRKEDSSEKPLQSEEKEKEDLSAEDSKDENQNNTLENSSETVTIQDRRIKVNTCILL; this comes from the exons ATGCCTGCAAAATTTCAGCAG GAACAAAACTTGTCTGGAGATGAAGAAATAGATGATGATGAGGAAGAAGTAGAAGAAGAAGTAGAAGAAGAAGTAGAAGAAgaagtagtagaagaagaagtagaagaagaaatagaagaagtagaaggaaaagaagaaagagaaggagatgaaggaggagaaggaacagagaaagaagaggacaaaaaggaaaaaaatgaaaaagaaaagcatagtAAAACACCTgagggagagaaaagcagtaGTAGCACTGTGGAAACTGGAGAG ACAGAGGAGACTACTCAGGAAGAGACCATCGTTCAGCAGG AGAAGGAAAGCACTGACAATCACACTGTGAGCAATTCTTCGGAGAACACTGATGACCAAAAAACTGGAGgaattgtggggaaaaaaaag ttttCCCTGTTTAAGCGAAAGCCACTGACAGGCCAGAAGAATGTATGTAGCAGAAAGGAAGACAGCTCTGAAAAGCCATTGCagagtgaagaaaaagaaaaggaagatttaTCTGCTGAAGACAGTAAGGATGAAAATCAGAATAATACACTGGAGAATTCCAGTGAAACTGTGACTATTCAGGACAGAAGGATCAAAGTTAATACATGTATATTGCTCTAA
- the LOC138118162 gene encoding myb-like protein X isoform X1: MNWCRMRIMTIVQLEFQNYVLAILSKEQNLSGDEEIDDDEEEVEEEVEEEVEEEVVEEEVEEEIEEVEGKEEREGDEGGEGTEKEEDKKEKNEKEKHSKTPEGEKSSSSTVETGETEETTQEETIVQQEKESTDNHTVSNSSENTDDQKTGGIVGKKKFSLFKRKPLTGQKNVCSRKEDSSEKPLQSEEKEKEDLSAEDSKDENQNNTLENSSETVTIQDRRIKVNTCILL, encoded by the exons ATGAACTGGTGTAGGATGAGGATCATGACCATTGTACAGCTTGAGTTTCAAAATTATGTTTTGGCAATTTTGTCCAAGGAACAAAACTTGTCTGGAGATGAAGAAATAGATGATGATGAGGAAGAAGTAGAAGAAGAAGTAGAAGAAGAAGTAGAAGAAgaagtagtagaagaagaagtagaagaagaaatagaagaagtagaaggaaaagaagaaagagaaggagatgaaggaggagaaggaacagagaaagaagaggacaaaaaggaaaaaaatgaaaaagaaaagcatagtAAAACACCTgagggagagaaaagcagtaGTAGCACTGTGGAAACTGGAGAG ACAGAGGAGACTACTCAGGAAGAGACCATCGTTCAGCAGG AGAAGGAAAGCACTGACAATCACACTGTGAGCAATTCTTCGGAGAACACTGATGACCAAAAAACTGGAGgaattgtggggaaaaaaaag ttttCCCTGTTTAAGCGAAAGCCACTGACAGGCCAGAAGAATGTATGTAGCAGAAAGGAAGACAGCTCTGAAAAGCCATTGCagagtgaagaaaaagaaaaggaagatttaTCTGCTGAAGACAGTAAGGATGAAAATCAGAATAATACACTGGAGAATTCCAGTGAAACTGTGACTATTCAGGACAGAAGGATCAAAGTTAATACATGTATATTGCTCTAA